In one Ananas comosus cultivar F153 linkage group 12, ASM154086v1, whole genome shotgun sequence genomic region, the following are encoded:
- the LOC109718620 gene encoding rho GTPase-activating protein gacV-like, whose amino-acid sequence MAIGSKEIVGYIKKIPIHMRRASRGCVRDHPFILCIVCFLLIIYRYFPSIFALLLASFPTILCTAVLLGLLLSYGEPNVPETKEEGKRLVNGEAKDASLVRKHHEGALVASRSEKKSVREKDDHGFSRKNENIPSEIGEDQKKSGKPKVEVEIDHVDHREAASDCEPDQSEISSSDASEIIPMLDELHPLLDSEAPQPSAASKDGSDAASTQSSHDRESEDGNSIEEETENQEDDDEEDEDEEEEEGAQEEKDDDHAKVVEWTADDQKNLMSVGSSEIERNQRLENLIARRRARKFVRSEMEKNLIDLDGNESLPTIEELSKFQVQIPQVFAPRRNPFDLPFDSDDTIPGSAPSVLLPSRNPFDLPYEQADESNNPAGKDDDNNNNNNNSNNNNSTHQGFVPLPPRDLLYRRHESFTIGESFLGDLKQDLRPSRFRPYFVAEKENTEETNFADLEREFSEKSESKLSEGQEYSDTVSSGNDQECDKEIVEDEVNSQQSELATSHDNEAPKVESESSDDGESMHDEQIKAEIKSAGSGGDNSKAMEEEITEESASISSISDDEKAVVTEDNNLKQPGNEAAHADESQVADPVYDSSPSARSLSNASALEEALLYADKGGSSHSPPQVDSSTKGVIWVAPSLACVEENESRSREVSQIRERDVLGTDLKDIREDFRLPIVPVLPPRAASRPLRLSSLSSMEAESSDGSSN is encoded by the exons ATGGCGATCGGTTCGAAGGAAATAGTGGGATACATCAAGAAAATTCCAATTCATATGCGAAGGGCTAGTCGCGGATGTGTTCGGGATCATCCTTTCATTCTTTGTATTGTGTGTTTTCTCCTCATAATATACAGGTATTTTCCTTCGATTTTCGCTCTTCTGTTGGCTTCATTTCCTACAATTCTATGCACCGCGGTTCTTCTCGGACTCCTCTTAAGTTATGGTGAACCAAATGTGCCTGAAACTAAAGAGGAGGGTAAAAGGCTTGTAAATGGTGAAGCAAAGGATGCTTCTCTTGTGAGAAAGCATCATGAAGGAGCTTTAGTTGCGAGCCGTAGCGAGAAAAAATCGGTTAGAGAGAAAGATGATCACGGTTTTTCTCGAAAGAACGAAAATATACCAAGTGAGATTGGGGAGGATCAAAAGAAAAGTGGAAAGCCTAAGGTAGAGGTAGAGATTGATCATGTTGATCATCGCGAAGCTGCTTCTGATTGTGAGCCTGATCAGTCGGAGATATCCTCATCCGACGCCTCTGAGATCATCCCGATGCTTGACGAGCTCCACCCTCTGTTGGATTCTGAGGCTCCTCAGCCGTCAGCAGCATCGAAGGACGGCTCTGATGCGGCGTCAACACAATCGTCTCATGATCGCGAATCGGAAGACGGTAATAGCATCGAGGAAGAAACTGAAAATCAAGAAGACGATGATGAGGAAGAcgaggacgaagaagaagaggaaggagcaCAAGAAGAGAAGGATGATGATCATGCTAAAGTCGTGGAATGGACGGCGGATGATCAAAAGAATCTCATGAGCGTCGGGTCTTCTGAGATCGAGAGGAATCAGAGATTGGAAAATTTAATTGCCAGGAGGAGGGCAAGGAAGTTCGTGAGATCGGAAATGGAAAAGAATTTGATTGATTTGGATGGTAATGAATCTTTGCCTACCATAGAGgaattatcaaaatttcaagtccaaATTCCTCAGGTTTTCGCTCCGAGAAGAAACCCTTTTGATCTTCCTTTCGATTCAGATGACACAATTCCGGGTTCGGCTCCTTCGGTCCTCTTACCAAGCAGAAATCCTTTTGATCTTCCTTATGAACAAGCAGATGAGAGTAATAACCCTGCAGGGAaagatgatgataataataataacaacaacaacagtaaCAATAACAATTCTACCCATCAGGGTTTTGTTCCACTTCCGCCGAGGGATTTGTTATATAGAAGGCATGAGAGCTTCACAATAGGCGAGTCATTTCTCGGGGACTTGAAACAAGACTTAAGGCCTTCGAGATTCAGACCTTATTTCGTTGCCGAGAAAGAGAACACCGAGGAGACCAATTTCGctgatttagagagagaattcaGCGAGAAGAGCGAATCCAAGCTGAGCGAAGGCCAAGAGTACTCCGACACGGTTTCGTCGGGAAATGATCAAGAATGCGACAAGGAGATTGTTGAGGATGAAGTGAATAGCCAACAGAGTGAACTCGCTACGAGCCACGACAATGAAGCTCCTAAAGTAGAGAGCGAATCGTCCGACGATGGCGAGTCAATGCACGACGAACAGATAAAGGCTGAGATCAAGTCAGCAGGAAGCGGCGGAGATAATTCGAAAGCTATGGAGGAGGAAATAACTGAAGAATCGGCGTCAATTTCGTCAATTTCGGATGACGAGAAGGCGGTAGTGACTGAAGATAATAATCTCAAACAACCAG GTAACGAAGCGGCGCATGCCGATGAGAGTCAAGTCGCAGACCCTGTTTATGATTCTAGCCCGTCGGCAAGGTCGCTGTCAAATGCTTCAGCACTTGAAGAAGCTTTGCTCTATGCAG ATAAAGGTGGCTCCAGTCACTCACCTCCGCAGGTGGATTCATCTACAAAAGGAGTGATTTGGGTCGCGCCGAGTTTGGCTTGCGTGGAGGAGAACGAGTCGAGATCGAGGGAGGTATCTCAAATCAGAGAGCGCGATGTTCTTGGCACTGACTTGAAGGATATTCGCGAAGATTTCCGCCTTCCGATCGTGCCCGTCTTGCCTCCCCGCGCAGCTAGTCGGCCGCTGCGTCTTTCAAGCTTGTCTTCTATGGAGGCTGAGTCGAGTGATGGTAGTTCAAACTAG
- the LOC109718623 gene encoding transcription factor GAMYB-like isoform X1: MTNAKKGTETTIMPKDRIDSPSFDEGSSSGGSANGGAPVLKKGPWTSAEDAILIDYVKKHGEGNWNAVQKNSGLSRCGKSCRLRWANHLRPNLKRGAITQEEEDKIIQLHAMLGNKWAKMAARLPGRTDNEIKNYWNTRIKKRLRMGLPIYPENITVQVQNENQQSHVASSFSSSFPERPNYIFHGNNVDLPYIIFDNLNANPGALSYLPPPNSNFSLSSMRIQSLGVQNRCFTNSMNHTRQLNETISLPTGLPVVEQLSSYSYDPDPGSKNPEAPLVSAFGGGHSLLNGFSSASKPLQGAVKLELPSLQYSETDFTTDDPWLDKAVDTYLQSPATIHSVQNNTFASMQNTGLLESLINISPTVNSLENRPCPNSSGSSVLTTNDLAEAPEINVYNQRLVGYNEIASPWSKFPTFLNECTPPLCSSPLDELPPPNSPFGSNIIFASGEQIPGPRSSEQETLSRPDFLRPDELLDSNWFHGSSEIAKEDYDVNEVITALLAEDFCNRPVSIDSTYIFSNGLGLNAFPWKNMPQACQMFENP; encoded by the exons atgactaatgcaaaaaaggGAACTGAAACTACAATCATGCCAAAGGATCGGATTGATTCTCCATCCTTTGATGAAGGTAGCAGTAGCGGCGGATCAGCTAATGGAGGAGCCCCTGTTTTAAAGAAGGGACCTTGGACTTCTGCTGAAGATGCCATTCTCATCGACTACGTTAAGAAGCACGGGGAGGGGAACTGGAATGCTGTTCAAAAGAATTCGGGCCTGTCGCGCTGCGGTAAGAGCTGCCGTCTCCGATGGGCTAATCATCTGAGGCCAAACTTGAAGAGAGGTGCCATCACTCAAGAGGAGGAGGATAAGATCATTCAACTGCACGCTATGTTAGGGAACAAATGGGCTAAAATGGCTGCTCGT TTACCAGGGCGGACAGATAACGAGATAAAGAACTATTGGAACACCCGGATAAAGAAGCGTTTGCGAATGGGGTTACCAATTTACCCAGAAAATATCACTGTTCAAGTACAAAACGAAAATCAGCAATCTCACGTCGCTAGCAGCTTTAGCAGCAGTTTCCCTGAAAGGCCAAACTATATTTTCCACGGAAACAATGTTGACTTGCCTTATATCATCTTCGACAATTTAAATGCCAACCCAGGAGCCTTATCCTACCTACCGCCACCAAACtctaatttttctctctctagcatgCGTATTCAGAGTTTGGGGGTGCAAAATCGTTGCTTCACGAATTCAATGAACCACACAAGACAGCTTAATGAAACGATCTCTCTTCCCACTGGGCTTCCTGTTGTTGAGCAACTCTCCAGTTATTCTTATGATCCTGACCCTGGCAGTAAGAACCCAGAAGCGCCTCTAGTGAGTGCTTTTGGTGGTGGCCATTCCCTTTTGAATGGCTTCTCCTCTGCTTCTAAGCCCCTTCAAGGGGCCGTGAAGTTGGAGCTCCCTTCACTCCAATATTCTGAGACTGATTTTACCACGGATGATCCTTGGTTAGATAAAGCAGTTGATACTTATCTGCAATCTCCTGCTACAATTCATTCGGTGCAAAACAACACTTTTGCCTCTATGCAAAATACCGGTCTTTTAGAATCCCTTATTAACATATCACCAACTGTAAACAGCTTGGAAAATCGGCCATGCCCAAATAGTTCTGGTTCTTCAGTTTTGACAACCAATGACTTGGCAGAAGCTCCTGAGATTAATGTCTACAACCAACGCTTGGTAGGTTATAATGAAATAGCTTCTCCGTGGAGTAAATTTCCTACTTTTTTAAATGAGTGCACGCCTCCTCTTTGCAGCAGCCCGCTTGATGAGCTTCCACCCCCCAACTCGCCTTTTG GATCGAATATTATCTTTGCTTCTGGTGAGCAAATTCCAGGCCCACGGTCAAGCGAACAAGAAACCCTATCTCGCCCGGATTTCTTAAGGCCAGACGAATTGCTTGATTCTAACTGGTTTCATGGAAGTTCTGAAATTGCAAAAGAAGATTATGATGTCAACGAGGTAATAACGGCACTTTTAGCTGAAGACTTTTGCAACAGGCCTGTTTCTATCGATTCAACTTATATATTCAGTAATGGGCTCGGCCTCAATGCCTTCCCGTGGAAGAACATGCCTCAGGCTTGTCAAATGTTCGAAAATCCTTGA
- the LOC109718623 gene encoding transcription factor GAMYB-like isoform X2: MTNAKKGTETTIMPKDRIDSPSFDEGSSSGGSANGGAPVLKKGPWTSAEDAILIDYVKKHGEGNWNAVQKNSGLSRCGKSCRLRWANHLRPNLKRGAITQEEEDKIIQLHAMLGNKWAKMAARLPGRTDNEIKNYWNTRIKKRLRMGLPIYPENITVQVQNENQQSHVASSFSSSFPERPNYIFHGNNVDLPYIIFDNLNANPGALSYLPPPNSNFSLSSMRIQSLGVQNRCFTNSMNHTRQLNETISLPTGLPVVEQLSSYSYDPDPGSKNPEAPLVSAFGGGHSLLNGFSSASKPLQGAVKLELPSLQYSETDFTTDDPWLDKAVDTYLQSPATIHSVQNNTFASMQNTGLLESLINISPTVNSLENRPCPNSSGSSVLTTNDLAEAPEINVYNQRLVGYNEIASPWSKFPTFLNECTPPLCSSPLDELPPPNSPFGSNIIFASGEQIPGPRSSEQETLSRPDFLRPDELLDSNWFHGSSEIAKEDYDVNEKTAWLDRRGAV; the protein is encoded by the exons atgactaatgcaaaaaaggGAACTGAAACTACAATCATGCCAAAGGATCGGATTGATTCTCCATCCTTTGATGAAGGTAGCAGTAGCGGCGGATCAGCTAATGGAGGAGCCCCTGTTTTAAAGAAGGGACCTTGGACTTCTGCTGAAGATGCCATTCTCATCGACTACGTTAAGAAGCACGGGGAGGGGAACTGGAATGCTGTTCAAAAGAATTCGGGCCTGTCGCGCTGCGGTAAGAGCTGCCGTCTCCGATGGGCTAATCATCTGAGGCCAAACTTGAAGAGAGGTGCCATCACTCAAGAGGAGGAGGATAAGATCATTCAACTGCACGCTATGTTAGGGAACAAATGGGCTAAAATGGCTGCTCGT TTACCAGGGCGGACAGATAACGAGATAAAGAACTATTGGAACACCCGGATAAAGAAGCGTTTGCGAATGGGGTTACCAATTTACCCAGAAAATATCACTGTTCAAGTACAAAACGAAAATCAGCAATCTCACGTCGCTAGCAGCTTTAGCAGCAGTTTCCCTGAAAGGCCAAACTATATTTTCCACGGAAACAATGTTGACTTGCCTTATATCATCTTCGACAATTTAAATGCCAACCCAGGAGCCTTATCCTACCTACCGCCACCAAACtctaatttttctctctctagcatgCGTATTCAGAGTTTGGGGGTGCAAAATCGTTGCTTCACGAATTCAATGAACCACACAAGACAGCTTAATGAAACGATCTCTCTTCCCACTGGGCTTCCTGTTGTTGAGCAACTCTCCAGTTATTCTTATGATCCTGACCCTGGCAGTAAGAACCCAGAAGCGCCTCTAGTGAGTGCTTTTGGTGGTGGCCATTCCCTTTTGAATGGCTTCTCCTCTGCTTCTAAGCCCCTTCAAGGGGCCGTGAAGTTGGAGCTCCCTTCACTCCAATATTCTGAGACTGATTTTACCACGGATGATCCTTGGTTAGATAAAGCAGTTGATACTTATCTGCAATCTCCTGCTACAATTCATTCGGTGCAAAACAACACTTTTGCCTCTATGCAAAATACCGGTCTTTTAGAATCCCTTATTAACATATCACCAACTGTAAACAGCTTGGAAAATCGGCCATGCCCAAATAGTTCTGGTTCTTCAGTTTTGACAACCAATGACTTGGCAGAAGCTCCTGAGATTAATGTCTACAACCAACGCTTGGTAGGTTATAATGAAATAGCTTCTCCGTGGAGTAAATTTCCTACTTTTTTAAATGAGTGCACGCCTCCTCTTTGCAGCAGCCCGCTTGATGAGCTTCCACCCCCCAACTCGCCTTTTG GATCGAATATTATCTTTGCTTCTGGTGAGCAAATTCCAGGCCCACGGTCAAGCGAACAAGAAACCCTATCTCGCCCGGATTTCTTAAGGCCAGACGAATTGCTTGATTCTAACTGGTTTCATGGAAGTTCTGAAATTGCAAAAGAAGATTATGATGTCAACGAG AAAACAGCTTGGCTGGATCGTCGTGGTGCAGTTTGA
- the LOC109718625 gene encoding ADP-ribosylation factor 1 has product MGLTFTKLFSRLFAKKEMRILMVGLDAAGKTTILYKLKLGEIVTTIPTIGFNVETVEYKNISFTVWDVGGQDKIRPLWRHYFQNTQGLIFVVDSNDRDRIVEARDELHRMLNEDELRDAVLLVFANKQDLPNAMNAAEITDKLGLHSLRQRHWYIQSTCATSGEGLYEGLDWLSNNIASKG; this is encoded by the exons ATGGGGCTCACCTTCACGAAGCTCTTTAGCCGCCTCTTTGCGAAGAAGGAGATGAGGATATTGATGGTTGGGCTTGATGCGGCTGGTAAGACGACCATCCTCTACAAGCTCAAGCTCGGAGAGATCGTCACCACCATTCCCACGATCG GATTCAATGTGGAAACTGTGGAGTATAAGAACATTAGCTTCACCGTATGGGATGTTGGTGGCCAGGACAAG ATCCGCccattgtggaggcattacttccAGAACACGCAGGGCCTTATCTTCGTCGTCGACAGCAATGACAGGGATCGTATTGTCGAGGCTAGAGATGAGCTCCACAGGATGCTCAATGAG GATGAGTTGCGCGATGCCGTGTTGCTCGTCTTTGCGAACAAGCAAGATCTCCCTAATGCTATGAATGCTGCTGAGATCACCGATAAGCTTGGCCTTCACTCCCTACGTCAGAGGCACTG GTACATTCAGAGCACGTGTGCTACATCTGGTGAGGGGTTGTATGAGGGGCTTGACTGGCTCTCCAACAACATCGCCAGCAAG GGTTGA
- the LOC109718624 gene encoding endoplasmic reticulum-Golgi intermediate compartment protein 3-like isoform X2 yields the protein MEILNKLKNLDAYPKINEDFYSRTLSGGIVTIVSALVMLFLFISETRLFFYSATETKLVVDTSRGERLRVNFDITFPAIACSLLSVDTMDISGEQHWDIRHDILKKRLDHLGNVIGSRQGGVGAPKIERPLQRHGGRLEHNETYCGSCYGAETLDDQCCNSCEEVREAYRNKGWGLSNPELIDQCTREGLIEKIKEEQGEGCNIHGFLDVGKVAGNFHFAAGKSFHQSNVHVHDLLAFQAENYNITHKINKLSFGKEFPGAVNPLDGAHWTQQASSGAYQYFIKVVPTIYTDIRGHKIHSNQFSVTEHFRDGNVYPKPVPGVFFFYDFSPIKVSSQFLELSMRLYTMDSGRSRRRWRLESIHNRFKIRKHPSVSDFRASYWKK from the exons ATGGAGATCCTCAACAAGCTTAAGAACCTCGACGCGTACCCGAAGATCAACGAGGACTTCTACAGCCGCACGCTCTCCGGGGGCATCGTCACTATCGTCTCCGCTCTCGTCATGCTCTTCCTCTTCATCTCTGAGACGA GACTATTTTTTTACTCAGCAACTGAGACTAAGTTGGTGGTTGACACATCACGAGGCGAAAGACTACGTGTCAAT TTTGATATTACTTTTCCAGCTATTGCTTGCTCACTTTTGAGTGTTGATACAATGGATATTAGCGGGGAGCAACACTGGGACATA AGGCATGACATTCTAAAGAAAAGGTTGGACCATCTTGGAAATGTTATTGGGTCAAGACAAGGTGGTGTTGGTGCCCCAAAG ATTGAGAGGCCTCTACAGAGACATGGGGGGAGGCTTGAGCATAACGAGACGTACTGTGGTTCCTGCTATGGTGCTGAAACG TTGGATGATCAATGCTGTAATTCATGTGAAGAAGTTCGTGAAGCATATAGAAATAAAGGATGGGGTTTGTCAAATCCAGAATTAATCGACCAG TGCACGAGGGAGGGCTTAATTGAAAAGATTAAAGAGGAACAAGGGGAAGGATGCAACATCCATGGGTTCTTGGATGTTGGTAAAGTAGCTGGAAATTTCCATTTTGCCGCTGGAAAAAGCTTCCATCAATCAAATGTCCATGTGCATGATTTGTTGGCCTTTCAAGCAGAAAATTACAAT ATTACTCACAAAATAAACAAGCTGTCCTTCGGAAAGGAGTTCCCAGGTGCTGTAAATCCTCTTGATGG TGCGCACTGGACACAGCAAGCATCATCTGGGGCATATCAGTACTTTATCAAG GTTGTCCCCACAATTTACACTGACATAAGGGGGCACAAAATCCACTCCAACCAG TTCTCAGTGACAGAGCACTTCAGAGATGGAAATGTTTATCCTAAGCCCGTTCCTGGCGTATTCTTCTTTTATGACTTCTCACCAATTAAG GTGTCTTCACAGTTTCTGGAATTATCGATGCGTTTATATACCATGGACAGCGGGCGatcaagaagaagatggagattGGAAAGTATACATAATCGCTTTAAGATCCGAAAACATCCGAGTGTTTCAGATTTCAGGGCTTCTTATTGGAAGAAATGA
- the LOC109718624 gene encoding endoplasmic reticulum-Golgi intermediate compartment protein 3-like isoform X1, with amino-acid sequence MEILNKLKNLDAYPKINEDFYSRTLSGGIVTIVSALVMLFLFISETRLFFYSATETKLVVDTSRGERLRVNFDITFPAIACSLLSVDTMDISGEQHWDIRHDILKKRLDHLGNVIGSRQGGVGAPKIERPLQRHGGRLEHNETYCGSCYGAETLDDQCCNSCEEVREAYRNKGWGLSNPELIDQCTREGLIEKIKEEQGEGCNIHGFLDVGKVAGNFHFAAGKSFHQSNVHVHDLLAFQAENYNITHKINKLSFGKEFPGAVNPLDGAHWTQQASSGAYQYFIKVVPTIYTDIRGHKIHSNQFSVTEHFRDGNVYPKPVPGVFFFYDFSPIKVIFTEENRSFLHYLTNLCAIVGGVFTVSGIIDAFIYHGQRAIKKKMEIGKYT; translated from the exons ATGGAGATCCTCAACAAGCTTAAGAACCTCGACGCGTACCCGAAGATCAACGAGGACTTCTACAGCCGCACGCTCTCCGGGGGCATCGTCACTATCGTCTCCGCTCTCGTCATGCTCTTCCTCTTCATCTCTGAGACGA GACTATTTTTTTACTCAGCAACTGAGACTAAGTTGGTGGTTGACACATCACGAGGCGAAAGACTACGTGTCAAT TTTGATATTACTTTTCCAGCTATTGCTTGCTCACTTTTGAGTGTTGATACAATGGATATTAGCGGGGAGCAACACTGGGACATA AGGCATGACATTCTAAAGAAAAGGTTGGACCATCTTGGAAATGTTATTGGGTCAAGACAAGGTGGTGTTGGTGCCCCAAAG ATTGAGAGGCCTCTACAGAGACATGGGGGGAGGCTTGAGCATAACGAGACGTACTGTGGTTCCTGCTATGGTGCTGAAACG TTGGATGATCAATGCTGTAATTCATGTGAAGAAGTTCGTGAAGCATATAGAAATAAAGGATGGGGTTTGTCAAATCCAGAATTAATCGACCAG TGCACGAGGGAGGGCTTAATTGAAAAGATTAAAGAGGAACAAGGGGAAGGATGCAACATCCATGGGTTCTTGGATGTTGGTAAAGTAGCTGGAAATTTCCATTTTGCCGCTGGAAAAAGCTTCCATCAATCAAATGTCCATGTGCATGATTTGTTGGCCTTTCAAGCAGAAAATTACAAT ATTACTCACAAAATAAACAAGCTGTCCTTCGGAAAGGAGTTCCCAGGTGCTGTAAATCCTCTTGATGG TGCGCACTGGACACAGCAAGCATCATCTGGGGCATATCAGTACTTTATCAAG GTTGTCCCCACAATTTACACTGACATAAGGGGGCACAAAATCCACTCCAACCAG TTCTCAGTGACAGAGCACTTCAGAGATGGAAATGTTTATCCTAAGCCCGTTCCTGGCGTATTCTTCTTTTATGACTTCTCACCAATTAAG GTGATCTTCACGGAAGAAAACCGATCCTTTCTTCACTATCTGACTAACTTGTGTGCCATTGTTGGAG GTGTCTTCACAGTTTCTGGAATTATCGATGCGTTTATATACCATGGACAGCGGGCGatcaagaagaagatggagattGGAAAGTATACATAA
- the LOC109718623 gene encoding transcription factor GAMYB-like isoform X3, with protein MTNAKKGTETTIMPKDRIDSPSFDEGSSSGGSANGGAPVLKKGPWTSAEDAILIDYVKKHGEGNWNAVQKNSGLSRCGKSCRLRWANHLRPNLKRGAITQEEEDKIIQLHAMLGNKWAKMAARLPGRTDNEIKNYWNTRIKKRLRMGLPIYPENITVQVQNENQQSHVASSFSSSFPERPNYIFHGNNVDLPYIIFDNLNANPGALSYLPPPNSNFSLSSMRIQSLGVQNRCFTNSMNHTRQLNETISLPTGLPVVEQLSSYSYDPDPGSKNPEAPLVSAFGGGHSLLNGFSSASKPLQGAVKLELPSLQYSETDFTTDDPWLDKAVDTYLQSPATIHSVQNNTFASMQNTGLLESLINISPTVNSLENRPCPNSSGSSVLTTNDLAEAPEINVYNQRLVGYNEIASPWSKFPTFLNECTPPLCSSPLDELPPPNSPFGSNIIFASGEQIPGPRSSEQETLSRPDFLRPDELLDSNWFHGSSEIAKEDYDVNELH; from the exons atgactaatgcaaaaaaggGAACTGAAACTACAATCATGCCAAAGGATCGGATTGATTCTCCATCCTTTGATGAAGGTAGCAGTAGCGGCGGATCAGCTAATGGAGGAGCCCCTGTTTTAAAGAAGGGACCTTGGACTTCTGCTGAAGATGCCATTCTCATCGACTACGTTAAGAAGCACGGGGAGGGGAACTGGAATGCTGTTCAAAAGAATTCGGGCCTGTCGCGCTGCGGTAAGAGCTGCCGTCTCCGATGGGCTAATCATCTGAGGCCAAACTTGAAGAGAGGTGCCATCACTCAAGAGGAGGAGGATAAGATCATTCAACTGCACGCTATGTTAGGGAACAAATGGGCTAAAATGGCTGCTCGT TTACCAGGGCGGACAGATAACGAGATAAAGAACTATTGGAACACCCGGATAAAGAAGCGTTTGCGAATGGGGTTACCAATTTACCCAGAAAATATCACTGTTCAAGTACAAAACGAAAATCAGCAATCTCACGTCGCTAGCAGCTTTAGCAGCAGTTTCCCTGAAAGGCCAAACTATATTTTCCACGGAAACAATGTTGACTTGCCTTATATCATCTTCGACAATTTAAATGCCAACCCAGGAGCCTTATCCTACCTACCGCCACCAAACtctaatttttctctctctagcatgCGTATTCAGAGTTTGGGGGTGCAAAATCGTTGCTTCACGAATTCAATGAACCACACAAGACAGCTTAATGAAACGATCTCTCTTCCCACTGGGCTTCCTGTTGTTGAGCAACTCTCCAGTTATTCTTATGATCCTGACCCTGGCAGTAAGAACCCAGAAGCGCCTCTAGTGAGTGCTTTTGGTGGTGGCCATTCCCTTTTGAATGGCTTCTCCTCTGCTTCTAAGCCCCTTCAAGGGGCCGTGAAGTTGGAGCTCCCTTCACTCCAATATTCTGAGACTGATTTTACCACGGATGATCCTTGGTTAGATAAAGCAGTTGATACTTATCTGCAATCTCCTGCTACAATTCATTCGGTGCAAAACAACACTTTTGCCTCTATGCAAAATACCGGTCTTTTAGAATCCCTTATTAACATATCACCAACTGTAAACAGCTTGGAAAATCGGCCATGCCCAAATAGTTCTGGTTCTTCAGTTTTGACAACCAATGACTTGGCAGAAGCTCCTGAGATTAATGTCTACAACCAACGCTTGGTAGGTTATAATGAAATAGCTTCTCCGTGGAGTAAATTTCCTACTTTTTTAAATGAGTGCACGCCTCCTCTTTGCAGCAGCCCGCTTGATGAGCTTCCACCCCCCAACTCGCCTTTTG GATCGAATATTATCTTTGCTTCTGGTGAGCAAATTCCAGGCCCACGGTCAAGCGAACAAGAAACCCTATCTCGCCCGGATTTCTTAAGGCCAGACGAATTGCTTGATTCTAACTGGTTTCATGGAAGTTCTGAAATTGCAAAAGAAGATTATGATGTCAACGAG TTGCACTAA